The Candidatus Nitrosocosmicus franklandus genome contains a region encoding:
- a CDS encoding PfkB family carbohydrate kinase: MLTVFGSVALDTTRTPFETRERILGGAATYASISASFFAPVSLIGVIGNDFPTSYYKMLADRLDLAGLVTSNDKKTFFYDSSFDYDLSHRTTNITELNAIENFEPPVPSEYVDSRFVYLANNDPDQNIKIIDKFKKPELIVCDTIEFWIENKRDAVIRMIQKTHGVVINDQEARLLCNTSNLVKCGKQLLSYGPKFIIIKKGEHGVLFFFKDNIIPIPGYPLESVVDPTGAGDSFAGGFMGYLVSNRTSGDFLHDLTLMKESILMGSVMGTFAIEAFGTDRLFEINKMNILNRFDLYRKMLSI, translated from the coding sequence ATGCTCACAGTATTTGGCTCTGTTGCCCTAGATACTACGCGTACTCCTTTTGAGACTAGAGAACGGATTCTAGGGGGAGCAGCAACTTATGCGTCTATTTCTGCCTCTTTTTTTGCACCCGTCTCATTAATTGGAGTAATTGGTAACGATTTCCCTACGTCATATTATAAGATGTTGGCCGATAGATTGGACTTAGCAGGTCTAGTCACATCTAACGATAAAAAGACCTTCTTTTATGATTCGTCATTTGATTATGACTTGTCTCATAGAACTACTAATATCACTGAATTAAATGCCATCGAAAATTTTGAACCACCCGTTCCAAGCGAATATGTTGATTCTAGATTTGTATATTTGGCAAATAATGATCCCGATCAAAATATTAAAATTATTGATAAATTTAAAAAACCCGAACTTATTGTATGCGATACCATAGAATTTTGGATAGAAAACAAAAGGGATGCGGTTATTAGAATGATACAGAAGACCCACGGAGTTGTCATAAACGATCAAGAAGCCAGACTACTTTGCAACACTTCCAATCTAGTTAAATGTGGTAAACAACTCTTGTCCTATGGTCCAAAATTCATAATAATAAAGAAGGGTGAACATGGTGTCTTATTCTTTTTCAAAGATAATATTATACCAATTCCAGGCTATCCATTAGAATCAGTAGTAGATCCAACAGGCGCAGGTGATTCCTTTGCAGGTGGCTTTATGGGATATTTGGTTTCTAACAGAACCTCTGGAGACTTTCTACACGATCTGACTTTGATGAAGGAATCTATATTGATGGGTAGCGTCATGGGTACTTTTGCAATAGAAGCTTTTGGTACTGATAGACTCTTTGAAATAAATAAAATGAATATTTTGAATAGATTCGACCTTTACAGAAAAATGCTTTCAATTTAA
- a CDS encoding UbiX family flavin prenyltransferase has translation MKLVVGITGSSGVIYGIRFLQALSNLGIETHLVLSKWAKKNIQIETDEVIDEILKIVSYSYDETDMSAAISSGSYKTNGMVIIPCSMKTMSSIANGYDDNLISRAASVTIKENRKLVIVPRETPLSTIHLSNMLRLSENGVIILPAMPGFYHKPKTIDDLISHIIGKTLDQFGINNNVFNRWDPNENGS, from the coding sequence CTGAAATTAGTTGTAGGGATCACCGGAAGTTCTGGAGTCATTTATGGTATAAGGTTTTTGCAGGCATTGTCTAATCTAGGTATTGAAACTCATTTGGTTTTAAGCAAATGGGCAAAAAAAAATATTCAGATTGAAACCGATGAAGTTATTGATGAAATTTTAAAGATTGTTTCCTATAGTTATGACGAGACTGATATGTCTGCAGCAATATCAAGCGGATCCTATAAAACTAATGGCATGGTCATCATCCCATGTAGCATGAAGACAATGTCAAGCATAGCGAATGGCTATGATGACAACCTCATTTCAAGGGCTGCATCAGTGACTATTAAAGAGAATAGGAAATTAGTCATAGTACCAAGGGAAACACCTTTGTCCACGATCCATCTGTCGAATATGTTAAGACTATCAGAAAATGGTGTAATAATTTTGCCCGCTATGCCAGGGTTTTACCACAAGCCAAAAACTATAGATGATCTAATTTCTCACATAATCGGTAAAACACTCGATCAATTTGGAATAAACAATAATGTTTTTAACAGATGGGATCCAAACGAAAATGGTTCATGA
- a CDS encoding KH domain-containing protein: protein MSYEGVFKTVKVSKDRIGSIVGKNGKVKAEIESRCNAYVDVDGETGDVSIRMKNQDSLTQSGVFKASEIVLAISKGFSPERAFRLLSDECILQLVDLREYSGKSLNSLDRIKSRLIGQNGKFRKNLEDFSGTDISIYGHFAGFIGTYDETSLALNAILMICKGSSHKSVYHMLEEHKRKKKLERLELWEKPN from the coding sequence GTGTCTTATGAAGGTGTTTTTAAAACAGTCAAAGTATCGAAAGATCGCATAGGTTCTATTGTCGGAAAAAATGGAAAAGTTAAGGCTGAGATTGAATCAAGATGTAATGCTTACGTGGATGTAGATGGTGAAACCGGTGATGTATCGATTAGAATGAAAAATCAGGATTCTTTGACTCAAAGTGGAGTCTTTAAGGCGTCTGAGATCGTATTAGCTATTTCAAAGGGTTTTTCACCAGAGAGAGCCTTTCGACTTTTATCCGATGAATGCATACTTCAGCTAGTAGACCTCCGAGAATACTCTGGCAAATCATTAAATTCCTTAGATAGAATCAAATCTAGACTTATCGGACAAAATGGTAAATTTCGTAAGAATTTGGAAGATTTTTCAGGTACGGATATATCAATTTATGGTCATTTCGCTGGCTTTATAGGTACGTACGATGAGACATCATTGGCTTTAAATGCTATACTTATGATTTGTAAAGGTAGTTCTCATAAATCTGTTTACCATATGCTAGAGGAGCATAAGCGTAAGAAAAAATTAGAACGATTAGAGCTTTGGGAAAAGCCAAATTAG
- a CDS encoding MoaD/ThiS family protein: protein MITIDLRGGIRKSAGLSQIFLEKERASLNEIIDYLARRYNLNHQIMSNEIMVAINGVDSSILGGGEARISSGDIVTILTVVHGG, encoded by the coding sequence TTGATTACTATAGACTTGCGAGGAGGTATCAGAAAGTCTGCTGGACTTTCTCAAATATTTTTGGAAAAAGAAAGGGCCAGCTTAAACGAAATTATTGATTACTTGGCAAGAAGATATAATTTGAATCATCAGATTATGAGCAATGAAATTATGGTAGCCATTAATGGTGTTGATTCCTCCATCCTGGGAGGAGGCGAAGCTAGAATTTCATCTGGAGATATTGTCACTATATTAACTGTTGTTCATGGCGGATAA
- a CDS encoding 30S ribosomal protein S17e has product MVKLYYYSERDKIPFIFSYPVDRVKKMANELLERYPDKFSSDFNENKETIKNFAIVRSKELRNRIAGYITSNINRNLAQQNASLSYSEDNPEPREEMAQ; this is encoded by the coding sequence GTGGTTAAATTATATTATTACTCGGAAAGAGATAAAATACCCTTCATTTTTTCATATCCTGTGGATAGAGTCAAAAAAATGGCAAATGAATTATTGGAACGTTATCCTGATAAATTTTCGAGTGACTTTAATGAAAATAAAGAGACTATAAAAAATTTTGCTATAGTTAGATCAAAGGAATTGCGAAATAGGATAGCGGGTTACATTACTTCAAATATTAATAGGAATTTAGCACAGCAAAATGCCTCACTGTCTTATTCCGAGGATAATCCGGAACCAAGAGAAGAAATGGCCCAATAA
- a CDS encoding TatD family hydrolase yields the protein MFYLYSLYYYHVDSHIHLASRDLRIYYEHIFNLIYSTKIQCFCMSENLDSSFETLKLRTNHLQGSNLLKAFVGIHPQFATESTGLDSFEDFFNSNLSQIDGVGEIGLDPTYNNIELKNSVESQKFIFHRMLKLAEQNQKPISIHSRKSVEEIIEILPSYKIKSAVFHWYEGSKKNLKKINDLNFFVSFGPYILYNKEKRNMLREVDIDLVLLETDGPVGYKKCLENVLTTPSLIISTQNLLSNIIGKSFNEATELLYLNASRFLNGQ from the coding sequence ATGTTTTATCTTTATTCATTGTACTATTATCATGTTGATTCTCATATCCATCTAGCTTCGCGAGATCTCCGTATCTATTATGAACATATCTTTAACCTGATATATAGTACCAAAATCCAGTGTTTTTGCATGTCTGAAAACCTTGATTCCTCTTTTGAAACTTTAAAATTGAGAACAAATCATTTGCAAGGGTCTAACCTTTTAAAGGCGTTTGTAGGTATTCATCCTCAATTTGCAACTGAATCGACCGGTTTAGATTCATTCGAAGATTTCTTCAATTCAAATCTATCTCAGATTGACGGCGTAGGTGAAATCGGTCTCGATCCAACATATAACAATATAGAACTCAAAAATTCCGTGGAGAGTCAGAAATTTATTTTCCATCGGATGCTCAAGCTTGCTGAGCAGAATCAAAAACCGATCTCTATTCATTCCAGAAAATCCGTTGAAGAGATTATTGAAATCTTACCTTCATACAAAATCAAGAGTGCGGTTTTCCATTGGTACGAAGGAAGCAAAAAGAATCTCAAAAAGATAAATGATTTGAATTTCTTCGTCTCATTTGGACCTTATATTTTATATAACAAGGAAAAACGAAATATGTTAAGGGAAGTGGATATCGATCTTGTATTATTGGAAACAGACGGCCCAGTAGGATACAAGAAATGTCTTGAAAATGTATTGACTACTCCGTCATTAATAATTAGTACTCAAAATCTATTATCAAATATTATAGGAAAATCATTCAATGAGGCTACCGAACTCCTATATTTGAACGCTTCTAGGTTCTTAAATGGTCAATAG
- a CDS encoding histone family protein: MTTDTGSEIALASAHRIIKKFGGERVSDSAADELRKIIEVIGENIAKQAVELAKHAHRKTIKPEDITLASKSILKQ, translated from the coding sequence TTGACCACAGATACAGGTTCGGAGATAGCACTGGCCTCAGCTCATAGGATAATAAAGAAATTCGGTGGCGAAAGAGTTAGCGACAGTGCAGCAGACGAGTTAAGAAAAATAATCGAAGTAATAGGTGAAAATATCGCTAAACAAGCAGTCGAATTAGCTAAACATGCCCATCGCAAGACGATCAAGCCAGAAGATATTACCCTTGCTTCGAAAAGTATTTTGAAGCAATAA
- a CDS encoding DUF309 domain-containing protein: MKKKDEGYEPKKAKDILQKLRNLVEPHSNKEELRDIRISRYFIELDVGSDENAYFIGINEAFVSALSQVDSVLLIDEITEEKENRSIEETLYSAVFLFNMERFWKSHEVLEAIWRTASGSNKKFLNGFILVDAAYVHLQKGEDDIYFSILGRSIEKLSGAPEYLFNVNLKLLLENVEKILSEKRAFYFKIMIK, encoded by the coding sequence TTGAAAAAAAAGGATGAAGGTTATGAGCCCAAAAAAGCTAAAGACATTCTGCAAAAATTGCGAAATCTGGTTGAGCCTCATTCCAATAAAGAAGAATTACGAGACATTCGCATTTCCCGATATTTTATTGAACTAGATGTTGGATCAGATGAAAATGCCTATTTTATAGGCATCAATGAAGCATTCGTATCTGCTTTAAGTCAGGTTGACTCGGTGTTATTAATTGATGAGATAACTGAAGAGAAAGAAAACAGATCCATTGAAGAAACGCTATATTCAGCAGTATTTTTATTTAATATGGAAAGATTCTGGAAATCACATGAGGTCTTGGAAGCCATTTGGAGGACTGCATCTGGTTCTAACAAGAAATTTCTTAACGGATTTATTCTGGTAGATGCAGCATACGTGCATTTACAAAAGGGAGAGGATGACATTTATTTTTCGATATTGGGACGCTCTATAGAAAAATTAAGTGGTGCTCCAGAATATCTTTTTAATGTTAATTTGAAGTTGCTTTTGGAAAATGTTGAGAAGATATTATCAGAAAAAAGGGCATTTTATTTCAAAATCATGATAAAATGA
- the sucD gene encoding succinate--CoA ligase subunit alpha, translating into MGTKFDIFDILTGKSSDVDYEKKPVIIQGITGSFGSTHTRLMRAYGTNVAAGVTPGKGGTQFEGIPVYDSMKEAVETTGSKISGIFVPAPYFYNAAKEALDNGIMLLVAIPEHVPIIDSIKIYEYAEKKGARMIGPNTPGVIIPDIMKVGIMPAQPFTRGNTVVFSRSGTLMYEVSYHLTNSGFGQRLGLGIGGDPINGTNLIDSFELIRDRTDVDSVVVVGEIGGDAEEMLAEYIIRTNFSKPVIAYIAGRSAPKEKRMGHAGAIVYGNYGSAESKIKNYSKANVPVAKSPREVPLLLRNLLRK; encoded by the coding sequence TTGGGTACGAAATTTGACATTTTTGATATATTGACCGGCAAGAGCTCTGATGTTGATTATGAGAAAAAACCAGTGATAATTCAAGGAATTACAGGCAGCTTTGGTTCTACACATACGAGATTAATGAGAGCCTACGGTACAAATGTGGCTGCAGGCGTCACACCAGGTAAAGGTGGTACTCAGTTTGAGGGAATTCCCGTCTACGATTCTATGAAGGAAGCTGTGGAAACAACAGGATCAAAAATTTCTGGTATATTTGTACCTGCACCGTACTTTTATAATGCCGCAAAGGAAGCCTTGGATAACGGAATTATGCTTCTAGTTGCAATACCTGAGCACGTGCCAATAATTGATTCTATCAAGATATACGAATATGCTGAAAAAAAAGGTGCAAGAATGATCGGGCCAAACACCCCCGGTGTAATAATTCCGGATATTATGAAAGTAGGTATTATGCCTGCTCAGCCATTCACTAGAGGCAATACCGTAGTGTTCTCTAGAAGTGGGACACTAATGTATGAAGTTTCATATCATCTCACTAATTCCGGATTCGGTCAACGTTTGGGTTTGGGAATAGGCGGAGATCCAATAAATGGTACCAATTTAATTGATTCATTCGAACTTATTAGAGACAGAACAGACGTTGACTCTGTGGTTGTTGTCGGGGAAATTGGTGGTGATGCAGAAGAGATGTTGGCTGAATATATCATTAGGACAAACTTTTCAAAACCCGTCATTGCCTATATTGCTGGTAGGTCGGCTCCAAAAGAAAAGAGAATGGGTCATGCAGGAGCTATAGTGTACGGAAATTATGGATCTGCGGAGTCAAAAATTAAGAATTATTCAAAAGCTAATGTCCCGGTTGCGAAAAGTCCCAGGGAGGTTCCTTTGCTATTGAGGAATTTGCTAAGAAAGTAA
- a CDS encoding succinate--CoA ligase subunit beta, producing the protein MRLLEYQGKELFNQFDIKTPTSILVQNLEEARTAAEKLGYPFVLKSQLTVGGRGKAGAIQKCKDSFELETKFNELLHKEVKGELPRGILLEKMVDIVKEIYLSIFLNRSKRCFSIIASSEGGVDIEHTENKIIQDISISNNLSKELASEITNKLNIPKEYQEGFITLLFNLFKIVVEKEAELAEINPLAIVSDRSLMALDAKVIIDDNSLFRHTDLLKYLYLSDLEKQASDHGFSFVELDGDIAIIGNGAGLVMSTLDMVTDAKGTAGSFLDFGGRATAETIYEAIKVISRIPKIKAILVNLFGGIVRTDLVAMGILEAYKNDILKVPVYARISGAQSEKAKELLQGSQARLFDTVEEAINAVVLKVNYNN; encoded by the coding sequence ATGCGACTTCTCGAATATCAAGGTAAAGAACTATTCAATCAGTTCGATATTAAGACACCAACTTCTATTCTTGTACAGAATTTGGAGGAGGCAAGAACCGCTGCAGAAAAATTAGGCTATCCTTTTGTTTTAAAATCCCAATTGACTGTGGGAGGAAGGGGCAAAGCGGGCGCGATACAAAAATGCAAAGATTCTTTCGAATTGGAAACAAAGTTCAATGAGCTTCTTCATAAAGAAGTAAAAGGAGAACTGCCGCGAGGTATATTGCTGGAAAAAATGGTTGATATTGTGAAGGAAATTTATCTTTCGATCTTTTTGAATAGGAGCAAGAGATGTTTTTCTATTATTGCATCTTCTGAAGGTGGCGTTGACATAGAGCATACAGAAAATAAAATAATACAAGACATATCCATCAGCAACAACCTCTCCAAGGAATTAGCTTCTGAAATTACTAATAAACTAAATATACCAAAAGAATACCAAGAAGGATTTATTACCCTATTATTCAACCTGTTTAAGATTGTGGTTGAGAAAGAAGCTGAACTAGCCGAAATTAACCCATTGGCAATAGTTTCAGATAGGTCACTGATGGCACTGGATGCAAAAGTGATAATAGATGATAATTCATTATTTAGACATACAGATCTGTTAAAGTATTTGTATTTAAGCGACTTGGAAAAACAAGCCTCAGATCATGGATTCTCTTTTGTAGAACTCGATGGAGATATTGCGATTATAGGTAACGGAGCCGGTCTTGTCATGTCTACTTTGGATATGGTTACTGATGCCAAAGGTACCGCAGGCTCTTTTCTTGATTTTGGAGGTCGTGCCACTGCTGAAACAATTTATGAAGCAATTAAGGTCATCAGCCGTATTCCTAAAATAAAAGCAATCCTAGTCAATTTATTTGGGGGAATTGTAAGAACAGACTTGGTAGCTATGGGAATTCTGGAAGCCTACAAGAATGATATTTTAAAAGTGCCTGTATATGCTCGTATTTCAGGGGCGCAGTCAGAAAAAGCAAAAGAATTACTGCAAGGAAGCCAAGCTCGACTATTCGATACTGTAGAGGAAGCAATAAATGCTGTGGTTCTTAAGGTCAATTATAACAATTAG
- a CDS encoding DUF424 domain-containing protein: MNQNKIFALRKIKYQETTMINICDIELLDKEINKGDFIIQISKNYFLEEEIDEREAITMLKSSSVLNLVGNRIVKLALELRLAKENSIKVIDNIPFLMIFRFVGNY; this comes from the coding sequence ATGAATCAAAATAAGATATTTGCACTAAGAAAAATAAAATATCAAGAAACTACCATGATAAACATTTGTGACATAGAGTTATTAGATAAAGAAATAAACAAGGGCGATTTTATTATTCAGATATCAAAAAACTATTTTCTAGAAGAGGAAATTGATGAACGAGAAGCCATTACAATGTTAAAGTCGTCATCTGTTCTCAATTTGGTAGGAAACAGGATTGTGAAGCTTGCGTTGGAGCTACGGCTTGCTAAAGAGAATAGTATAAAGGTGATAGACAATATTCCATTTTTAATGATTTTTAGGTTTGTAGGTAATTACTGA
- a CDS encoding orotidine 5'-phosphate decarboxylase / HUMPS family protein: MISSLSFKERICAISKDKKSSIILALDPPYGTKNIFDYVIEKIESLSSYSCAIKLNFHVILPLSGNELKKMTKCAHDNDLQVIADLKLNDIFDTNKVVIQHLASMGFDSTILNPFIGKNSLVSITRYAHSLGFGIISLVYMSHPEAVEGYGALIQSQSDHAVETKFLPLYRSFYGNSIIAGVDGVVIGGNRLDIIKECSSKGTPTTNIPIYSPGLITQGGNVKDALASGSNYLIIGRAIIGSNSPVTTIRSIRDSISDRNLYL; encoded by the coding sequence ATGATCTCTTCGTTATCTTTTAAGGAAAGGATTTGTGCAATATCTAAAGATAAGAAATCAAGTATTATATTGGCTTTAGATCCACCATACGGAACAAAAAATATTTTTGATTATGTAATCGAGAAAATCGAGAGTTTGAGTTCTTATTCTTGTGCAATAAAACTAAACTTTCATGTTATCTTGCCTCTATCGGGTAATGAATTAAAGAAAATGACAAAGTGTGCTCATGATAATGATTTACAGGTAATAGCAGATCTAAAATTAAATGATATTTTTGATACCAACAAAGTAGTCATACAGCATCTTGCATCAATGGGTTTTGACAGCACAATTCTCAACCCTTTTATTGGAAAAAACAGCTTAGTATCGATCACTCGGTATGCACATTCCCTGGGGTTTGGAATCATCTCATTAGTTTACATGAGTCATCCAGAAGCAGTTGAGGGGTATGGGGCTCTAATCCAATCTCAATCTGACCATGCTGTAGAAACCAAGTTTCTACCTTTATATCGCTCATTTTATGGCAATTCCATCATTGCAGGTGTTGATGGCGTTGTGATCGGAGGGAATCGATTGGACATAATTAAAGAGTGTTCTAGTAAGGGAACTCCTACGACAAATATTCCAATATATTCTCCCGGATTGATTACTCAAGGTGGGAACGTAAAGGATGCTTTAGCATCTGGAAGTAACTATCTAATAATAGGAAGAGCGATTATTGGATCAAATTCTCCGGTTACTACCATAAGAAGCATAAGGGATTCTATATCAGATAGAAATTTGTATCTTTAG
- the guaA gene encoding glutamine-hydrolyzing GMP synthase has protein sequence MTDKIIVLDFGSQYSHLICRRIRDSNIYCELVPYNIPLDKLLELNPKGIIFSGGPASVYEKGSPKPDNKIFETGIPILGICYGHQLIIDHFDGKIRKVDKREYGSALLEISDKTNLFKNIESDTLKCWMSHSDAAEILPKGFKILGKTDSSFSAAIGNDEKKVFGLQFHPEVVHTENGNTVLNNFARNISKANPEWSMTNFVDTIVREIAEKTRNERVLCAVSGGVDSTTCAVLIHKAIKDNLTCVFVDNGLLRENERETVMKIFNEKLRIPIQIIDARERFLKKLEKVIDPEEKRKRIGEEFAMIFTEFAEKKGPFQWLAQGTLYPDVIESGVSGGPATVIKTHHNVGGLPEWLNLKVLEPLRFLYKDEVRKVARILQIPEDILNRHPFPGPGLAVRIIGEVTNEKINIVRKASKIVEDILVEDKLYDKVWQAFAIIGDDRAVGILGDERLEGRIVTVRVMESVDAMTADWVRLPNKTLEKISSKITNEIEKVAWVTYAISSKPPATIEPQ, from the coding sequence ATAACGGACAAGATAATAGTTCTAGATTTTGGTTCACAATATAGCCATTTAATATGTCGAAGGATAAGAGATTCAAACATCTACTGTGAATTAGTACCATATAACATTCCATTAGATAAACTTTTGGAGTTAAATCCAAAAGGAATAATCTTTTCGGGTGGTCCTGCTAGTGTTTACGAAAAGGGTTCTCCAAAACCAGATAACAAAATTTTCGAAACAGGGATTCCCATATTAGGAATATGTTATGGACATCAATTAATAATAGATCATTTTGATGGAAAAATAAGAAAAGTAGACAAGAGAGAGTATGGCAGTGCACTACTCGAAATTTCAGATAAGACGAATCTATTTAAAAACATTGAATCAGATACTCTGAAATGTTGGATGAGTCATAGTGATGCCGCTGAAATCCTTCCGAAAGGTTTCAAAATCTTAGGTAAGACAGATAGTTCATTCTCAGCTGCGATTGGAAATGACGAGAAAAAAGTCTTTGGATTACAATTTCATCCCGAGGTAGTGCATACAGAGAATGGTAACACAGTATTGAATAATTTTGCAAGAAACATCAGCAAAGCAAACCCAGAATGGAGTATGACAAACTTTGTTGATACAATTGTTAGAGAAATAGCAGAAAAGACGAGAAACGAAAGAGTCCTTTGTGCAGTTAGTGGTGGAGTTGACTCAACAACTTGCGCGGTTCTTATTCATAAAGCCATAAAGGATAATCTTACATGTGTATTTGTCGATAACGGTCTGTTACGTGAAAACGAAAGAGAAACAGTTATGAAAATATTCAATGAGAAATTAAGAATTCCAATACAAATAATCGATGCTAGAGAAAGATTTCTAAAGAAGTTAGAGAAGGTTATTGACCCCGAAGAGAAAAGAAAGAGAATTGGAGAGGAGTTTGCTATGATTTTTACTGAATTTGCTGAAAAAAAAGGACCATTTCAATGGCTGGCACAAGGAACTCTCTATCCCGATGTAATTGAAAGCGGAGTATCTGGAGGACCAGCTACTGTAATAAAAACGCATCATAATGTGGGAGGACTACCGGAATGGCTCAACCTTAAAGTCCTAGAACCTTTAAGGTTTTTGTACAAGGATGAGGTAAGAAAGGTAGCCAGAATTCTCCAAATACCCGAAGACATATTAAACAGACACCCATTTCCAGGACCAGGTTTAGCTGTCAGAATAATAGGCGAGGTCACTAATGAAAAAATAAACATAGTTAGAAAGGCAAGCAAAATAGTTGAAGATATTTTAGTTGAAGATAAACTTTATGACAAGGTTTGGCAGGCATTTGCGATAATAGGTGACGACAGAGCCGTAGGAATTTTAGGAGATGAGAGATTAGAAGGTCGCATCGTAACTGTAAGAGTCATGGAGTCAGTTGATGCGATGACTGCAGACTGGGTACGGCTTCCTAATAAGACATTGGAGAAGATTAGTTCAAAGATAACCAACGAGATTGAAAAAGTTGCATGGGTTACTTACGCAATTTCTAGTAAACCTCCTGCTACCATTGAACCGCAATAG
- a CDS encoding 6-hydroxymethylpterin diphosphokinase MptE-like protein: MRFSYWYRHYQIIAKYLDLRIDKDFLSSIYLSQHLGNINTNLHYFSKICQSKVMAIGAGPSIEDKQIQQFILDVYQKFSPKNNQSKETNLVVMVADGASELILDLEIIPDFVITDLDGNFESLLKASKKGSVMVIHAHGDNIEKINSSISDFDKIVGTTQNFPLTNVFNFGGFTDGDRCVFLADHFLAKEIILIGMDFDSRIGHFSKRKIMNYDFKRKKLDVAKNLIKLLTRWTNSEMTQISSSNYPSPIYGVDRNIIL, from the coding sequence TTGAGATTTAGTTATTGGTATCGTCATTACCAAATTATTGCAAAATATTTAGATCTGCGAATAGACAAAGATTTTCTGAGTAGTATTTATCTCTCACAACATTTGGGTAATATTAACACGAATCTACACTATTTTAGTAAGATTTGTCAAAGCAAAGTTATGGCAATAGGTGCTGGTCCAAGTATTGAAGATAAACAAATTCAACAATTTATTCTCGATGTTTATCAAAAGTTTAGTCCCAAAAATAACCAATCAAAAGAAACAAATCTAGTAGTCATGGTCGCAGATGGTGCTTCGGAATTGATTTTGGACTTGGAAATTATACCTGATTTTGTTATCACTGATCTAGATGGCAATTTTGAATCTCTGCTAAAAGCTAGCAAGAAGGGTTCAGTTATGGTTATTCATGCTCATGGTGATAATATTGAAAAAATTAATTCTTCCATCTCAGATTTTGACAAGATTGTGGGGACAACTCAAAACTTTCCTCTTACTAATGTCTTTAATTTTGGCGGTTTTACAGATGGTGATAGGTGTGTTTTTCTTGCAGATCATTTTCTGGCAAAGGAAATAATACTTATTGGAATGGATTTTGATTCTAGAATAGGACATTTTTCAAAAAGGAAAATAATGAATTACGATTTTAAAAGGAAAAAATTAGATGTTGCAAAGAATTTGATCAAATTATTAACAAGGTGGACTAATTCCGAAATGACTCAAATCTCTAGTTCTAATTATCCTTCACCTATTTATGGGGTCGATAGAAATATCATTTTGTGA
- a CDS encoding CoA-binding protein, translated as MEEMDNTPDNRLKEIYKLKNIAVVGMSPTEGKPANYVPKYLIEKGYKVIPVNPVYDSVLGLKSYPKVSEIPDPVDIVDIFRKSEDIPPIAKDAVKKKGIKVFWMQLGIYNSEAKEIAERNGMEVVYNRCMLREHQRLLL; from the coding sequence ATGGAAGAAATGGATAATACACCAGATAATCGACTCAAAGAAATTTACAAATTAAAGAACATAGCTGTAGTAGGAATGTCTCCCACAGAAGGCAAGCCTGCCAATTATGTTCCAAAATACTTAATCGAAAAAGGATACAAAGTTATTCCTGTCAATCCAGTATATGATAGTGTATTAGGATTAAAATCATATCCTAAAGTGTCTGAAATCCCTGATCCTGTAGACATTGTAGACATTTTTAGAAAATCAGAAGATATTCCCCCAATTGCTAAAGACGCGGTCAAGAAAAAAGGAATTAAAGTTTTTTGGATGCAGTTGGGCATTTATAACTCAGAAGCAAAGGAAATTGCAGAGAGAAATGGTATGGAAGTTGTCTATAATAGATGTATGTTGAGAGAACATCAAAGACTATTACTATAA